CGCTCGACACTCGTTTAAGATCGCAAAGGACGGAAATGGATGTGGTTAACAGTGATAGAAAACTTTTACCCGGTATGATTGCCGAAGTTTCTATCCCATTGACCGGTGATGTGAACTCTTATGCTATTCCAAAGTCAGCTGTTTTGAATTCCACGCAAGGAACCTATGTCATCAAGGTTGTTGATCAAAAAGCGGTGTGGGTACCGATCAAAACGGGTACAAGCAGTGACGATAAAACGGAGATTTTTGGAGACATTAAGGAGGGCGATACGATCGTGAAAATCGCCAATGAAGAAATCAGGGACAATGCGGAAGTGAAACACACCAAACAGGTTTCATTATAAAAAATACAGTGAACCGGCGACGAGCTAGTTCACTGTATTTTTCCCTTCATTCAAAACTATGCGCAGCTTAAATCCTGCCAAATCGGTCTTTACCTCACGGCAAAGGCCGTTTTTGTAAGAATATATCCCTTGTTTTCCGTCTGGTAGTGAAACGCCATATTTGCCTTCCGACAGTTTCTTGACGCTGCACATTTTACCGTATCGTTCGGAATACACCTCATTAATGTTAATAGGCTCTTTGTAATATAAACCTGTAATAGTGCTGTTAATGGGACTATTAAACTCTATTTTAGGCTTGTCCTTCCCATCCTCGCCGGAAAACAATACTTCATACAGTGATTTGACGCTGCTTTTAGTTTGAGTTCTTTCTTTTAGGTCACCATTCACATGATGCGCACAGGTGGCAGATATCAATTTTCCCTGCGAATAGTTTGTCTGGGTCGAGTACTTGCCTTTATAAAACATGATTTTAAAATCCGACTCGATCCGGTGGGTCTCAGTATTATCTTTTCCTTTATCGTCAAATACTTTTAATGAACCGATGGTACGGCCCGCGACGATCACATCATACACATTTTGAGCTTTTACAGCCCAAACAGAAAGGAATAACCATCCAAAAACTACAAATCCTGAAACGCTCATCTTGTCAAGGTTTAGTCGGGAAATAGTGTGCAATCTTTATATAACAGTACAACTTTTGTTCCTATTGCCCCTGATGGACATTATCAGCATTATATCGGATTCCTCCTCTGGGAACTGTGGATCAATTGAGGCATAATATACCACAAATCACCAGTTCCCCCTAACCGCTTTAGAATTTGCCGAATTTCAGCGTAAGATTGTATGAAATATTGCTCAGGTCGCTGTCTGTCAGGCCATTTCCTTTGGCATTGAAAGCTTTGCGATATGACACGCCGGGGCTAAATCTCATCCATTTCAGCACATTAAATTCAACCTGCACACCGGGCTCCATCACAAAGAAACATTTTACATCGTCATCATCATAGCGATCGTCCCAGTCAATATCATCCCAGTCATCCACATCGTGGCGGTCGTACTGCAATGTGAATCCGGTACCTGTTAACAGATTGACATTAACATGCACCATTTTGGTTGATGCAACCACATATTCAGTCATTAAACCCAGCTGTCCGTACTGGTAAGTCATTTTTCGCCCTGGAAACTGCTGGCTTTCAAGCGGTACCGGAATGTGATTGGTAGTTGCGGCCGCCCCTACTCCCAGCATAAAACGCTGGTTGACAAACCAGCCGCCATAAATTTCAGCCATATTGGCAAAGTCACCATTGATCTTGGTAAACTTATTGGAAATGGCCGCGTAACCGCCAGACCTGCGAATACCCGAATTTCTAAAAATAGTCTGGTTTTCCTGCGCGACCGAATCCGTTATGGCCGCAAGACAAAAAATGAATGTGAGTGATAAGAAGATATTTTTCATGATTTCTGATTTGTTTATTCTCAGACAATCCAGAAAAACATCCCCCCTATCCCGTGCTTAAAAATTTCAAGTCTATCAGTTATTTGGCAAGCGAAAAGTCCAGTTGCTGGATCAATGCAGGGTTTTCCGGCGATAATGTAAAATATACCCGGATATCACCGGTAGTACCTTTCAGCAGAAAAGTGCCGCGTAACTGATTCTCCGCATTCATATCGGTAGACCCGGTAATGCTGCCCGTTTTGGCCAGTAGCAGGTCCAGTTCCTTTTTACGATGCGATACCGAGCGGTCCGGGAAGAAATTCTCGGCGAAAATGCCACTTTGCTCCGCATTTTTCCAGTCCGGGACCAGTTTGACCAGTTGTTCTTTTCGTTGTTTCAAAATATTAGAAACCTTTACCGGAAGCGGTTTCAGGTCGGCCAGGGCAATAACTGTATCCAAAACTGCCATGTTAATGGTCGCCATACCGGCATAGGTACGGTTCGCGTGCGCGATTATTCCGATACCATATTCAGGCAGGATCTGCCATTGGCTTCCAAAACCGGGTAACCCGCCGGTATGCCCGATACCCGTCCTACCCTCGCAATCGCTGCTCCACCGTAAGCCATAGCCATACGCCGACGTCATAGCGCAGGCGCGTCCGCTCGGGTACTTGTATGAGGCATTCAAACTATTGAAATTCCAGGGCATTTGCATTTCCCGCACGTCACTGCGTAAAATCGGCCCTCTTTCCGGTGATGAACTCGGTGGCCAGGCTGATAAATGAAACGCCACATATTTGCTAAAATCATCAATTGAAGTGATCAGGCCGCCCATTGCTCCATAAGTACCATCATGCAAAAGTTCCTCTTCTTTCCACACATCATCTTCGTACCGATAGCCGTGCGCTAGTAGTGCTTTCGGAGCTTTGGAATATTCCCAGATCGTGTTATTCATTCCAAGTGGCTTCAAAATCATCTCATTAATATACTCCTGATATGGCTTGCCAGACACATTGGTAATAATCCTGCCCAGCATCGCAAAACCCAGATTGGCGTATTCATAAGTAACACCGGGAACATTGGAAAACGATATTCCTTTTTTGATCAGCTCGATCAGCTCCTCATCCTTAGTATCCAGCTGCCGGTCGCCCCAGGGATTATCCTCGGGAAAGCCTGCCGCGTGGGTCAGCAAATGCCTGACCGTGATCGGCGGAGCATCGGTCGTCAATGAAGGCATTGTTTTCAATTCAGGGATATATAAATAGGCAGGATCGTCCAGTTTCAATTTACCTTCTTTCCGCAGCGCCAGAATGCCCATTGCCGTCACACTTTTGGACATTGATGCAATCCTGAACAATGATCCGGGCGTGGCTTTCACTGACGTCGCGATCTCCGAAAAACCATTGGCTCCCGAAAGTATCAGGTCCCCGTCCACTACCAGCCCGAATGCCAGGCCCGGGAAATGATTTTTTTCAGAATAGTCCTTATACAATTTTTCGATCACCGGCAAAGTAGCCTTGATCTTTTTGATACGCTCCGTCTGAATCTGTTGGGCCGATGCGGCGAGGGCAAAAAAGCTCATGAGTAAAGTAGAACTCAGTCTCATTTTAGGAAATTTTAGTGAAAAGGTGATGGGTGAATTTAGTGAATCAGAACTGTTTTATCTACCATTTTTTCGATTTCGTTTATAAACCGCTGCAATTCGATATTACAATATTCCACTTTCTTGGTTTTGTACAACACATACTTTTTAATTTAATTAAAAAAGTACAATTTATTTGAATTAAATCTGCACTCAATGCGTTAATTTTGCATCTGTAAGTCTTTTAACAAAAGAATAGTCCATTTTCAAAGACACAGAGTAATCAACCAAGAAATTAAAAAAATCATATTATATAAATACGAACTATTAGTCACACACGTTGTTCGTTAAATTTTCGCTCCTATGAATTATTCAATTTTCGCCCCATCCGACTCCCGAAAGTATTTACGCCTTGCCGTAGCAGCTTTTTTCTTCGTTCAGGGTTTAAGCTTTGCGGCATGGGCAAGCCGCATCCCGGACATTAAGAACATGCTGCACCTGACCGAAGGGGGTTTGGGTACCGTACTTTTGGCGCTTCCTCTTGGATTAATGGCAAGTTTGCCAATCTCAGGATGGATGGTAACCCACTACGGCAGCAAGAAAATGGTCCTCATTGGTGCTATTCTTTATGCAGTAACCCTCGCATTCATCGGTTTTGTAACGAGAACAGAACAACTGGTCATCGTACTTTTCGCTTTTGGCCTTTGGGGTAACCTGACCAACATTGCGGTGAACACACAGGCAGTGGCGGTAGAGCAGGTTTACGGAAAGTCTATTATGGCATCATTTCACGGTCTCTGGAGCCTTGCAGGTTTCGTGAGCGCTATGATCGGCTCATTCTTTATTTCGGTCAATATCCCTCCTCATATTCACTTTTTAGTCATTGCAGCGATTGCGTTCGGTGTCATTTTTACAGCTTACAAGCACACAATGCCCGATAGCGACAGAAATGAAGGAGAAGCCCAGCCGATGTTTGTGAAACCAGACCGCGATTTGTTAATGCTTGGTCTGATCGGCTTCTGTGCAATGGTTTGTGAAGGCGCTATGTTCGACTGGAGTGGTGTATATTTCCAGGAAGCGGTTAAAGTCCCTGCCACGCTGACAACCCTTGGTTACGTAGCCTTTATGGGTACGATGACAGGTGGCCGTTTTGCAGGCGACTGGTTAGCAAACCGTCTTGGAAGAAAGAAAATGTTACAGATCAGCGGTGCTTTAATGGGTACCGGATTAGCTATTGCAGTATTCCTTCCTTATTTAGTTCCCGCCACATTTGGCTTCCTGTTGGTTGGATTTGGAGTTTCGTCCGTTGTACCTCTTGTGTACAGCGCAGCCGGAAAATCAAACACAATGTCAGCCGGTATGGCACTTGCGGCAGTATCCTCTATCAGTTTCATCGGCTTCTTAATCGGGCCTCCATTGATCGGGATCGTAGCCCAGTTCGCTGACCTTCGCTGGTCATTTGCGATCGTAGGAATGTTGGCTTCATTGACAGCATTTTTGTCAACCAAAGCGAAATTGATCCAATAGTTTCAGGCTGGTACATTATTTTGAGTAATAAAAAGGATAATCGAAATGTTATCCTTTTTTCACTTTAGCCCCATTCCAAATGAAAGCCATGCTAGTTTCACTACTGCTTTTCGCGGTCTGTATACCTCAGATAAAAGCTCAGAAAGACTCACTACGAAACCTGGACATTGATCTTACCAACTATCGATGCCCGTTCCCAGTGTCTTACATTGAGTTCGAATCGCAAGGTGAAAAGCTAAAAATGGCATATATGGACGTTAAATCAGAGAAGCCCAATGGCAGAAGTATCATGCTGCTGCATGGGAAGAATTTTAATGGGGCCTACTGGGAACAAACTGCGAAGGTGCTGGCTGACAAAGGGTACCGGGTCATTATCCCAGATCAGATCGGATTCGGAAAATCTACCAAACCAGCCCACTTTCAATACTCTTTTCACGAATTAGCTGCCAACACAAAAAGGATACTGGACCACCTGAATGTGACTAAAATTACAGTTCTGGGGCATTCCATGGGCGGGATGGTCGCTACCAGGTTTACGATTATGTATCCCGAAGTGGTTGAAAAATTCATTCTGGAAAATCCGATCGGACTGGAAGATTACAAACTGAAAGTACCTTTTCAACCGATAGACAAATGGTATCAGACTGAGCTGAAAAGCGATTTTAATTCCATTAAAAGCTATCAGCTGAACAGCTATTATGACGGAAAATGGAAAGAGCAGTACACGCCATGGGTAAATCTGCTGGCTGGCTGGACATTAAATAAAGATTATCCCCGCATTGCCTGGAACTCCGCGCTGACCTACGATATGATCTACACCCAGCCGGTTTGCTACGAATTTGAAAAAATAACCGCTCCGACTCTGCTCATCATCGGGCAGCGTGATCGAAGTGCCGTTGGTAAAAACTTAGCGCCTGAAGCGGTTAGACAATCACTTGGAAATTATCCGGAACTTGGCAGGCAAACGAAAGCAAAAATCAAGAACAGCGAGTTGGTCGAACTGGAAAATATTGGTCATTTGCCTCACATTGAAGATTTTGACAGATTTATTCAACCATTAGTAAAGTTTTTGGAACGCTAGTAAGCCTGATCTACACCAGAAATTACTAGCGCACCAAAATCGGCGGGATTACCCCAAAAACTGTTTCAAATAATTGCGGCTTGTCAGGATCGCGCTTTGTACGTCCGTCACATTTCCTTCGTAAGCTTTATCTTCCACCTCAATCACGACAGGCCCGCGATAGCGAACGTCCGTGAGCGCCGCAAAGAAGCCGCGCCAGTTTACATCTCCCAATCCTGGTAACTTAGGAGAATGGTATTCCAGCGGATTGGCCAGGATGCCTACCCTATCCAGTTTATCTTTATACACTTTGGCATCTTTTAAATGCACGTGGTGCAGGCGGTCCTTATAATCGTAAATAGGTTTCAGTTCGTCCATCATTTGCCATATCATATGTGATGGATCATAGTTCAGGCCAAAGATCGGGCTGGGAATAATTTCGAACATCTTATCCCACACCGCAGGGCTGATTGCCAGGTTCTTACCGCCAGGCCATTCATCGTCTGTAAAGAACATCGGACAGTTTTCGATCCCGATTTTGACATTATGCTCTTCCGCCACTTTCACAATAGCAGGCCAGACGTCGGCAAAACGGGCCAGATTATCCTTAATACTTTTGGATGGGTCACGTCCGATGAATGTAGTCACCACCGGGATGTCAAGCTTTGCTGCTCCACGGATCACCTGTTTAATGTGTTCAATGTAATACTCCGAACGGCCAAGGTCCGGATCGAGCGGATTCGGGTAGTAACCCAGCGCCGAAATGAAAATATTGGCCTCTTTTAGCAAGTGGCGGATATAACTTATTCTTTGGTCAGAAAGATCATTGACATCAATGTGTGTCACGCCTGCATATCTGCGGCTGTCGGCATTGTCCGCAGGCCAGCACATCATTTCTACGCACGAAAAACCATGATTACCCGCAAATTGAATGACATGTTCAAGGCCGAAATCAGCGAGTATGGCACTATTAAAACCTAGTTTAAGCATAAGGATCTAGTTTTTCCGGTAAACTTCCACAAAAAACGGGCGGCTTTCAAGAATTGGCCAAAATTCCATCCAAATTTTCAGAGGCTTCATCAATTCAGGATACCATTGGTAAATATCATACGGTATGAAATCCTTTTAAATTCATTAATATTGACCTAACAAAATCAATGAATTTAAACACGTTAGACACTTATGGCAGATTCTGAACCGGGTATTGGAAGAAAAATACTCAGCTTTTTTATCAATGAAAGTGATGAACCCGTCAAGCAGGAAACAGTTACAAATTCAACCCCGGGGCCTTCGAAACCTGCTGCAGCCCCTACCGTTCCTAATGTCGCCGGAACGGCGAATGTAGACCGAAAGTTTGTGGAGCATTTTGTCAACCTGCTCGAAAAAGCCAACCTCCCCGGCCCTGACTATTTTGAATACAAGCAGGCGCTCCAAAGCATGGAAAGCCTTGGACTGGGGGAAGAAAAGCAGTTTCAAGCTGCCTGGGCAAGTTTTAAAGCCATGGGCGGGATCAAGGATACCAGCATTCTGCGGACTTCTGCCGATCAGTACCTGGGCATTCTGGACAAAGACAGGGCTTCTTTTTTGAAAGATGTCGAAAAAGCGATCAAAGACCGCGTCGGCGCATTGCAGGACGAGCACAAGAAGCTGGAAGACTCCAATGCGGCTTTCACGCAGCAAATCGCTGACCTTCAAAAGAAAATGGATGACAATAAGAACCGTTTGGGCCAGATTTCCGGCGAAATCACCGAGCAAAGTGCGAAGATCACTGCCAACAAGGATAGTTTCGAGCTAACCTATGGAAGCTTCGTAGACCAGATCAAATCAGATCTGGATAAAATTAACCAATACCTTAAATAACCTAACATTCGACAAACAATGGCAACACCAGATTTCACTCAAATAGGCGGCTCACAGGAAGATGGCTCCAAGCGATCTTATTGGAGTAAGCCTGAGGGCGTTACATCTTTGCTTTTCCTTGGTGCGGCGGGAGCTGCTGCGCTTTATTT
The genomic region above belongs to Dyadobacter pollutisoli and contains:
- a CDS encoding MFS transporter produces the protein MNYSIFAPSDSRKYLRLAVAAFFFVQGLSFAAWASRIPDIKNMLHLTEGGLGTVLLALPLGLMASLPISGWMVTHYGSKKMVLIGAILYAVTLAFIGFVTRTEQLVIVLFAFGLWGNLTNIAVNTQAVAVEQVYGKSIMASFHGLWSLAGFVSAMIGSFFISVNIPPHIHFLVIAAIAFGVIFTAYKHTMPDSDRNEGEAQPMFVKPDRDLLMLGLIGFCAMVCEGAMFDWSGVYFQEAVKVPATLTTLGYVAFMGTMTGGRFAGDWLANRLGRKKMLQISGALMGTGLAIAVFLPYLVPATFGFLLVGFGVSSVVPLVYSAAGKSNTMSAGMALAAVSSISFIGFLIGPPLIGIVAQFADLRWSFAIVGMLASLTAFLSTKAKLIQ
- a CDS encoding alpha/beta fold hydrolase yields the protein MLVSLLLFAVCIPQIKAQKDSLRNLDIDLTNYRCPFPVSYIEFESQGEKLKMAYMDVKSEKPNGRSIMLLHGKNFNGAYWEQTAKVLADKGYRVIIPDQIGFGKSTKPAHFQYSFHELAANTKRILDHLNVTKITVLGHSMGGMVATRFTIMYPEVVEKFILENPIGLEDYKLKVPFQPIDKWYQTELKSDFNSIKSYQLNSYYDGKWKEQYTPWVNLLAGWTLNKDYPRIAWNSALTYDMIYTQPVCYEFEKITAPTLLIIGQRDRSAVGKNLAPEAVRQSLGNYPELGRQTKAKIKNSELVELENIGHLPHIEDFDRFIQPLVKFLER
- a CDS encoding sugar phosphate isomerase/epimerase family protein yields the protein MLKLGFNSAILADFGLEHVIQFAGNHGFSCVEMMCWPADNADSRRYAGVTHIDVNDLSDQRISYIRHLLKEANIFISALGYYPNPLDPDLGRSEYYIEHIKQVIRGAAKLDIPVVTTFIGRDPSKSIKDNLARFADVWPAIVKVAEEHNVKIGIENCPMFFTDDEWPGGKNLAISPAVWDKMFEIIPSPIFGLNYDPSHMIWQMMDELKPIYDYKDRLHHVHLKDAKVYKDKLDRVGILANPLEYHSPKLPGLGDVNWRGFFAALTDVRYRGPVVIEVEDKAYEGNVTDVQSAILTSRNYLKQFLG
- a CDS encoding serine hydrolase domain-containing protein, with product MRLSSTLLMSFFALAASAQQIQTERIKKIKATLPVIEKLYKDYSEKNHFPGLAFGLVVDGDLILSGANGFSEIATSVKATPGSLFRIASMSKSVTAMGILALRKEGKLKLDDPAYLYIPELKTMPSLTTDAPPITVRHLLTHAAGFPEDNPWGDRQLDTKDEELIELIKKGISFSNVPGVTYEYANLGFAMLGRIITNVSGKPYQEYINEMILKPLGMNNTIWEYSKAPKALLAHGYRYEDDVWKEEELLHDGTYGAMGGLITSIDDFSKYVAFHLSAWPPSSSPERGPILRSDVREMQMPWNFNSLNASYKYPSGRACAMTSAYGYGLRWSSDCEGRTGIGHTGGLPGFGSQWQILPEYGIGIIAHANRTYAGMATINMAVLDTVIALADLKPLPVKVSNILKQRKEQLVKLVPDWKNAEQSGIFAENFFPDRSVSHRKKELDLLLAKTGSITGSTDMNAENQLRGTFLLKGTTGDIRVYFTLSPENPALIQQLDFSLAK
- a CDS encoding DUF6134 family protein, translating into MSVSGFVVFGWLFLSVWAVKAQNVYDVIVAGRTIGSLKVFDDKGKDNTETHRIESDFKIMFYKGKYSTQTNYSQGKLISATCAHHVNGDLKERTQTKSSVKSLYEVLFSGEDGKDKPKIEFNSPINSTITGLYYKEPININEVYSERYGKMCSVKKLSEGKYGVSLPDGKQGIYSYKNGLCREVKTDLAGFKLRIVLNEGKNTVN